Proteins from one Patescibacteria group bacterium genomic window:
- a CDS encoding glycogen/starch synthase — protein sequence MKKSKILLTAAELTPMAKVGGLADVIGALPKNLIRNHVDTRIIIPKYGIIDEKEYNLKKIASDIKVPFGNKEELINIWQSHLPGSAVLVYFIDNQKYLGRNGVYFEKDASPGGSSPECQRFTFFSRSIFETFKPLNFHPEVIHLHDWHVGIIPFLKNYLGQKNPSIRKIKTLLTIHNLAYQGNYNYREVLDYLNIKKEEAKNMKFMPLDKNNIKYLRQAILHADSLNTVSPTYAQEIMNAEYGAGLEKELQKRKEDLHGILNGIDVERFNPALDQEIIKQYSIDRLENKKINKKNLQKISGLKQSEDTPVLGLVGRLAEQKGIDLILQILPKLAKNNCQLVLLGTGNKELEENLKKAAKKYKNWLSATIDFDASLAQKIYAGSDMFLMPSRYEPCGLGQMIAMRYGNIPIVRATGGLADTVHEFNPENEVGTGFCFEKFEASEFYKATKRALEVYKNKEKWLKLMKNGMKKDFSWNKSAKKYIELYHQLI from the coding sequence ATGAAAAAAAGCAAAATTTTACTCACCGCTGCTGAATTAACGCCTATGGCCAAGGTTGGCGGCCTGGCTGATGTTATCGGAGCCTTACCCAAAAATCTCATTCGAAACCATGTAGATACCCGTATTATTATCCCCAAATATGGTATTATCGATGAAAAAGAATACAATCTTAAAAAAATCGCCTCTGATATTAAAGTCCCTTTTGGGAATAAAGAAGAGCTAATCAATATTTGGCAGAGTCATTTGCCGGGCAGCGCTGTTTTGGTTTATTTTATCGATAACCAAAAATACCTGGGACGAAATGGAGTATATTTTGAAAAAGACGCTTCGCCGGGCGGATCATCACCGGAATGCCAGCGTTTTACCTTTTTCTCGCGCAGTATTTTTGAAACCTTTAAACCGCTTAATTTCCACCCGGAGGTTATTCATCTTCATGACTGGCATGTTGGTATTATTCCTTTTTTAAAAAATTACCTCGGACAAAAAAATCCATCTATTAGAAAAATAAAAACTCTCCTGACTATTCATAATCTGGCCTACCAGGGTAATTATAACTATAGAGAGGTTTTAGATTATCTCAACATAAAAAAAGAAGAGGCAAAAAATATGAAATTCATGCCCCTTGATAAAAATAACATTAAATATCTGCGCCAGGCTATTTTACACGCTGATTCCCTTAATACTGTTAGCCCCACTTACGCCCAGGAAATAATGAACGCCGAATATGGCGCCGGATTGGAAAAAGAGCTGCAAAAAAGAAAAGAAGATTTACACGGCATTCTTAACGGAATTGATGTAGAAAGATTTAATCCGGCACTTGATCAAGAAATAATCAAGCAATATTCAATAGACAGATTAGAAAACAAAAAAATCAATAAAAAAAATCTTCAAAAAATTTCCGGGCTAAAGCAGTCTGAAGATACTCCAGTTTTAGGTCTAGTCGGACGCCTGGCAGAACAAAAAGGCATTGATCTTATCTTGCAAATTTTACCCAAGCTAGCTAAAAATAACTGTCAATTAGTTTTATTAGGTACCGGCAATAAGGAGCTGGAAGAAAATTTAAAAAAAGCAGCTAAAAAATATAAAAACTGGCTCTCAGCTACTATAGATTTTGACGCTTCTTTGGCTCAGAAAATATACGCTGGCTCTGATATGTTTCTTATGCCTTCACGCTACGAGCCTTGCGGCCTGGGTCAGATGATCGCTATGCGCTACGGTAATATCCCTATTGTCCGGGCCACCGGGGGACTGGCTGATACTGTACATGAATTTAATCCAGAAAATGAGGTAGGCACTGGTTTTTGCTTTGAAAAATTTGAGGCGAGTGAGTTCTATAAAGCAACAAAAAGAGCCTTAGAAGTCTATAAAAATAAAGAAAAATGGCTGAAATTAATGAAAAATGGTATGAAAAAAGATTTTTCCTGGAATAAATCAGCTAAAAAATATATTGAGCTATATCATCAACTAATATAA
- the galT gene encoding galactose-1-phosphate uridylyltransferase, whose amino-acid sequence MSRKKTKKTKRKKSKSPKNTKKINKKRAEIRQDYIHDRAIVVAPSRGKRPHHFEEEGKPEELPKKTCPFCPDKQKGVTALAKKGRGNKWKIKVVKNIFAAVTLDNAKAYGQQEVVIETPKHDQEMAELPINHIQDILKIYQKRTVDIAKNEKMRYILIFKNNGGRAGASITHAHSQIFATSFLPPHILSKLTRAQEYKIQMGHCYYCDLTKKAPKTPRFVWEDENVSCFTPYASTYNYEAWILPKRHVDNIAHLNKKEINSIAKILKKLLDKLHKHKLPYNYYLHQAIHYDDEHFYLRISPRRNVWAGLELGSRLIVNSMPPEEAAKFYRKK is encoded by the coding sequence ATGTCCAGAAAAAAAACGAAAAAAACAAAAAGAAAAAAATCTAAATCTCCTAAAAATACCAAAAAGATTAATAAAAAAAGAGCTGAAATAAGGCAGGATTATATCCATGACCGCGCGATAGTGGTTGCCCCTAGTCGCGGTAAAAGACCGCATCATTTTGAAGAAGAGGGAAAACCTGAAGAACTACCTAAAAAAACTTGTCCTTTTTGTCCCGATAAACAAAAGGGGGTCACGGCGTTGGCTAAAAAAGGGCGAGGCAATAAATGGAAAATCAAAGTAGTCAAAAACATTTTTGCTGCTGTCACTTTGGATAATGCCAAAGCTTATGGTCAGCAAGAAGTAGTTATTGAAACACCAAAACATGATCAGGAAATGGCCGAATTACCGATTAATCATATCCAGGATATTTTAAAAATCTACCAAAAAAGAACCGTTGATATTGCCAAAAATGAAAAAATGCGCTATATCTTAATTTTTAAAAACAACGGTGGCCGAGCCGGTGCTTCGATCACCCACGCCCATTCGCAAATTTTTGCTACCTCTTTTTTACCGCCTCATATTCTTAGTAAATTAACTCGGGCCCAGGAATACAAAATACAAATGGGTCATTGTTATTACTGTGATTTAACTAAAAAAGCGCCAAAAACTCCGCGCTTTGTTTGGGAAGATGAAAATGTTTCCTGCTTTACTCCTTATGCCTCCACCTATAATTATGAAGCCTGGATTTTGCCAAAAAGACACGTGGATAATATTGCCCATCTCAACAAAAAAGAGATTAATTCCATAGCCAAAATACTAAAAAAATTACTTGACAAACTTCATAAACATAAACTACCCTATAATTATTATCTCCATCAGGCTATCCATTATGATGACGAACATTTTTATTTACGAATTTCTCCTCGTAGAAATGTATGGGCCGGGTTGGAGTTGGGTTCGCGTTTAATAGTTAATTCTATGCCGCCGGAAGAAGCAGCCAAGTTTTATCGGAAAAAATAA
- the tyrS gene encoding tyrosine--tRNA ligase — protein MDKKDIIKNILKRGVAEIIEEKVLKKKLNAGKKLRVKLGIDPTGYDLHIGHAAPLLKLKAFQELGHQVVLIIGDYTARIGDPSGLDKTRQPLSDKQVEKNAKDYVKQASIILDKKKTEIRWQSEWFEEFDLQTVIDLTSKATLAQILSHETFKKRLEKGQPLSTHEILYPFLQGYDSVAVKADLELGAIEQKFNLLMGRTIQGSLDQPVQDILTLNYLMGTDGRKMSKTFNNYIALRDEPGDMFGKVMSIPDKLIIDYFTLATRISLSEVEEIKKALEAGDNPRNYKARLAREIVSLYHSEEKAKAAEKEFEKVFKNKECPSDIPIFSPTKNKLPIIDLLVESDLATSKSEARRLIEQGGVSMNDKKIKDPKKEINFKKNDIIKVGKRKFLKIK, from the coding sequence ATGGATAAAAAAGACATAATTAAAAACATTCTCAAACGTGGCGTAGCTGAGATAATTGAAGAAAAAGTTTTAAAGAAAAAGCTTAATGCCGGTAAAAAATTGAGAGTTAAGCTGGGTATTGATCCCACAGGTTATGATTTGCATATTGGTCATGCGGCTCCTCTTTTAAAGCTTAAGGCTTTTCAGGAATTAGGGCACCAGGTGGTTTTAATTATCGGTGATTACACCGCTCGTATCGGTGATCCCTCGGGTCTTGATAAAACCCGACAGCCGCTTTCTGATAAGCAAGTAGAAAAAAATGCCAAGGATTATGTTAAACAAGCTAGTATTATATTAGATAAAAAAAAGACTGAGATCAGATGGCAAAGTGAATGGTTTGAAGAATTTGATTTACAGACGGTGATTGACCTGACTTCAAAAGCTACCTTGGCTCAAATACTATCTCACGAAACTTTTAAAAAACGCTTGGAAAAGGGCCAGCCTTTATCCACTCATGAAATACTTTATCCTTTTTTACAGGGGTATGATTCAGTGGCGGTTAAGGCTGATCTGGAGCTGGGGGCCATTGAACAAAAATTTAATTTACTGATGGGCCGGACTATTCAAGGGTCTCTGGACCAGCCGGTGCAGGATATATTGACCCTTAATTATTTAATGGGCACTGACGGACGGAAAATGAGTAAAACCTTTAATAATTATATTGCTTTACGGGATGAACCAGGCGATATGTTTGGCAAAGTTATGTCTATTCCGGATAAATTGATAATTGATTATTTTACTTTAGCTACCCGAATTTCTTTATCAGAAGTTGAAGAAATAAAAAAAGCCCTTGAAGCCGGCGATAATCCGCGAAATTATAAGGCCAGATTAGCCCGTGAAATTGTTAGTCTTTATCATTCAGAAGAAAAAGCCAAGGCAGCCGAGAAAGAGTTTGAAAAAGTTTTTAAAAATAAAGAATGTCCTTCCGATATTCCGATATTTTCCCCGACAAAGAATAAATTACCGATTATTGACTTACTAGTGGAGTCAGATTTAGCCACGAGTAAAAGCGAAGCCAGGCGACTTATAGAGCAAGGTGGGGTTTCGATGAATGATAAAAAAATAAAAGACCCTAAAAAAGAAATAAATTTCAAGAAAAACGATATTATCAAAGTCGGCAAAAGAAAGTTTTTAAAAATCAAATAA
- a CDS encoding ROK family protein yields MSYSIGLDIGGTKINTGIVKNNRVFKNHQIKSPSKKGPKKLLREIKKAINYYQPEKAKNIAISFAGPVDKKGKILHATNFSSTLENYNLKKALRKIFKKEIFIEHDGFCFVLAESILGAAKNYKYIIGLTLGSGIGGGLAVDNKIYTGYKNLAEIGHFKILEKGFQCSCGRFGHFEAQACGFSLEKYYKKITGQNRSGKEIYKLSKKGDKKALKAAEITAKYLGLGLASLTNVLSPEIIVLGGGLSNFTKIITLSKKSFKQELVDPRHKKTKIVKSKLGQKALLLGAYLTTKKRNYKL; encoded by the coding sequence ATGTCTTATTCTATTGGCCTAGACATTGGCGGCACTAAGATAAATACCGGTATTGTTAAAAATAACCGGGTTTTTAAAAATCACCAAATTAAAAGTCCGAGTAAAAAAGGACCAAAAAAATTACTTCGCGAGATTAAAAAGGCTATTAATTATTACCAGCCTGAAAAGGCCAAAAATATTGCTATTTCCTTTGCCGGACCAGTAGATAAAAAAGGTAAAATTCTACACGCCACTAATTTTTCTTCCACCCTGGAAAACTATAACTTAAAAAAAGCTTTAAGAAAAATCTTTAAAAAAGAAATTTTTATTGAACACGACGGCTTTTGCTTTGTTCTGGCCGAAAGTATATTAGGCGCCGCCAAAAATTATAAATATATTATTGGTTTAACTTTGGGCAGCGGTATTGGCGGCGGTCTAGCAGTAGATAATAAAATTTATACCGGTTATAAAAATTTAGCTGAAATCGGACATTTTAAAATTTTAGAAAAAGGCTTCCAGTGCAGCTGCGGCCGTTTCGGTCATTTTGAAGCCCAGGCTTGCGGCTTTTCTTTAGAAAAATATTATAAAAAAATTACCGGCCAAAATAGATCTGGCAAGGAAATTTACAAATTGTCTAAAAAGGGCGACAAAAAGGCTTTGAAAGCCGCGGAAATAACCGCCAAATACTTGGGCCTTGGCCTAGCCAGCTTAACTAATGTTCTAAGTCCGGAAATAATAGTGCTCGGCGGCGGTCTGTCCAACTTTACAAAAATAATTACTCTCTCTAAAAAAAGCTTTAAACAAGAATTAGTCGACCCTAGACATAAAAAAACAAAAATAGTAAAATCTAAACTCGGACAAAAGGCTCTACTTTTAGGCGCTTACCTGACTACTAAAAAAAGAAATTATAAACTTTAA
- a CDS encoding penicillin-binding protein has product MPIPQLKPKKKFTRTWRQNTKLKKKKKRKKWFDQFLNNWLPILAILIILGGLAMLGVFAWFSRDLPSPDKLIERSIAQSTKIYARDAKTVLYEIHGDERRTMINLEEISEKAKWAHIAIEDKDFYEHKGFSLPRIFKALWIDILKRKKAQGASTITQQFVKNAILTNEKSWTRKIKEIVLAYQIERKFSKEEILKMYFNEIPYGSNIYGIEAAAESFFGKNAKDLTIAEGALLASIPKATTYYSPYGSHTDTLLDRQKLVIDLMAKQEQITEKEAQEAKKVDILSQVKPRQENILAPHFVMYVREILAEKYGVQEIEQGGLKVVTTLDYDLQKIAEEEIDKGISKIERYGGSNAALVSLEVKTGEILAMVGSHDYFNTDIDGNVNVTLRERQPGSSFKPIVYTQALEDGYTPETMLFDLVTTFKTSTKDYIPKNYSLNEHGPVTMRQALQASLNIPAVKTLYLTGVDDVLDLAEELGYTTLSDRSRFGLSLVLGGGEVKLIEHLNAYATLAREGKKIPYYPILRIEDNQGKILEKRTSPKEVEVIDQQVARQMNKILSDNTTRASFWGYTQLALSGHPVCAKTGTTNDYRDAWTLGYTPSLATGVWAGNNDNSEMKRGAAGLVLATPIWNGFMKRALEGQKVEYFPDFKAIDTGKAVLKGKLEADQTVKIDKITGKKIPNSCLEDWPEEFIAEETVKSVHNILHYVKKNDPRGDFPENPKSDPQYETWEAPVQTWAQENDYLNQMPQEESCSLRAEKSQPEINFSNPEDDESITNSETTFKVETDGKYNIVKVEYYIDENKIGQSKKSPFSYSHNLSGLSQGYHDITAKVFDKYENSTQKTITVNINLSQTSSSLYFISPSQNSTHYTKDLPLSINVFAYDPEDVSSVTIYYRANSQNNQIEKINTPKNNNLTFSWEEPEPGTYKLFVVMTNKEEEITQSDYLTINIKE; this is encoded by the coding sequence ATGCCTATACCCCAGTTAAAACCAAAAAAGAAATTTACCCGCACTTGGCGGCAAAATACCAAACTTAAGAAAAAAAAGAAAAGAAAAAAATGGTTTGATCAGTTTTTAAATAACTGGCTACCAATTTTGGCTATTTTAATAATACTGGGCGGTCTGGCTATGCTGGGGGTATTTGCCTGGTTTTCCCGTGATTTACCCAGTCCAGATAAATTAATTGAGCGGTCCATTGCCCAAAGCACAAAAATCTACGCTCGAGACGCTAAAACTGTTTTGTATGAAATTCATGGTGACGAAAGAAGAACTATGATTAATCTGGAAGAGATTTCAGAAAAGGCCAAATGGGCTCATATAGCTATTGAAGACAAAGATTTCTATGAGCATAAGGGTTTTTCCCTGCCCCGTATTTTTAAAGCTCTCTGGATAGATATTCTTAAAAGAAAAAAAGCACAAGGGGCCTCTACTATTACCCAACAATTTGTTAAAAATGCTATTTTAACCAATGAAAAAAGCTGGACCCGCAAAATAAAAGAAATAGTCTTGGCTTATCAAATAGAGAGAAAATTTTCCAAAGAAGAAATATTAAAAATGTACTTTAATGAAATTCCCTATGGTTCAAATATCTACGGTATTGAAGCAGCGGCCGAAAGTTTTTTCGGGAAAAATGCTAAGGATTTAACTATAGCTGAAGGAGCACTTTTAGCTTCTATTCCCAAGGCTACCACTTATTATTCACCTTACGGCTCACATACCGACACTTTGCTTGATCGTCAAAAACTAGTAATTGATTTGATGGCTAAGCAGGAACAGATTACGGAAAAAGAAGCTCAAGAAGCCAAAAAAGTTGACATATTAAGTCAAGTTAAGCCACGCCAAGAAAATATTTTAGCTCCTCATTTTGTTATGTATGTTCGGGAAATTTTGGCTGAAAAATACGGGGTCCAAGAAATTGAACAGGGAGGGTTAAAGGTTGTTACCACCCTTGATTACGACCTACAAAAAATTGCTGAAGAAGAAATCGATAAAGGCATTAGTAAAATAGAACGTTATGGTGGCTCCAACGCAGCCTTAGTTTCCTTAGAGGTTAAAACCGGCGAAATACTGGCTATGGTTGGTTCTCACGATTATTTTAATACAGATATTGATGGCAATGTTAACGTAACTTTAAGAGAAAGACAGCCCGGTTCTTCTTTTAAACCAATCGTCTACACTCAAGCTCTTGAAGACGGCTATACTCCGGAAACTATGCTTTTTGATCTTGTTACTACCTTTAAAACTAGTACTAAAGATTACATACCTAAAAATTATTCTTTAAACGAACACGGACCAGTTACTATGCGCCAGGCTTTGCAGGCTTCTTTAAATATCCCGGCGGTCAAAACTCTTTATTTGACCGGCGTAGATGATGTTTTAGATTTAGCCGAAGAATTAGGATATACTACTTTATCAGATCGCAGCCGTTTTGGTCTTTCTTTAGTTTTAGGCGGAGGTGAAGTTAAATTAATCGAACATTTAAATGCTTACGCTACTCTAGCCCGGGAAGGCAAGAAAATACCTTATTACCCTATTCTTCGGATTGAAGACAATCAAGGGAAAATTCTTGAAAAACGCACCTCACCTAAAGAAGTTGAGGTTATTGACCAACAAGTAGCCAGGCAGATGAATAAAATTTTGTCTGATAATACCACTCGGGCCAGCTTCTGGGGCTATACCCAGCTGGCTTTAAGCGGTCATCCCGTCTGCGCTAAAACTGGCACTACCAATGATTACCGCGATGCCTGGACTTTGGGCTATACCCCTTCCTTAGCTACCGGAGTCTGGGCTGGTAATAATGATAACTCTGAGATGAAGCGAGGAGCGGCTGGTTTAGTCCTAGCTACCCCCATCTGGAACGGTTTTATGAAAAGAGCTCTGGAAGGCCAAAAAGTAGAATATTTTCCTGACTTTAAGGCTATTGATACTGGCAAAGCCGTTTTAAAGGGTAAGTTGGAAGCTGACCAAACAGTCAAAATAGACAAAATCACCGGTAAAAAAATTCCTAATTCATGTTTAGAAGACTGGCCCGAAGAATTCATAGCCGAAGAAACCGTTAAAAGCGTCCATAACATTCTTCATTATGTTAAAAAAAACGATCCTCGAGGAGATTTTCCTGAGAACCCAAAATCCGATCCTCAATACGAAACTTGGGAAGCTCCGGTACAAACTTGGGCTCAAGAAAACGACTACTTAAACCAAATGCCCCAGGAAGAAAGTTGTTCTTTAAGAGCTGAGAAAAGCCAGCCGGAAATTAATTTCTCTAACCCTGAGGACGATGAGAGTATTACTAATTCTGAGACTACCTTTAAGGTTGAGACTGACGGAAAATATAATATTGTTAAAGTTGAATACTATATAGATGAGAATAAAATCGGCCAATCTAAAAAATCCCCTTTTTCTTATTCTCACAATCTTTCTGGTCTAAGCCAGGGCTATCATGACATTACCGCTAAAGTCTTTGATAAATACGAAAACTCAACTCAAAAAACTATTACTGTAAATATTAATCTCAGTCAAACTTCCAGTTCTCTTTATTTTATTTCCCCGAGCCAAAACTCAACTCATTATACTAAGGATTTACCTCTTTCTATAAATGTTTTTGCTTATGATCCCGAAGATGTTTCTTCAGTTACAATCTATTACCGGGCCAATAGTCAAAATAATCAAATAGAGAAAATAAACACACCAAAAAATAATAATCTTACTTTTTCCTGGGAAGAGCCAGAACCTGGCACTTATAAATTATTTGTTGTAATGACTAATAAAGAAGAAGAGATCACCCAGTCAGATTATTTGACAATAAATATCAAGGAATAA
- a CDS encoding DciA family protein — protein MIWSIGSLLNKSLKRQGIESQVKASQVIKTFHKIIERKFGQKVLEQLQAKSLKNKTLVVAILSSVVASEIRLHQEEIIEEINSQYKKTLVEKLRFLF, from the coding sequence ATGATTTGGTCAATTGGTAGTTTATTAAATAAATCTTTAAAAAGGCAAGGCATTGAAAGTCAAGTTAAAGCTAGCCAGGTAATAAAAACTTTTCATAAAATTATTGAAAGAAAGTTTGGCCAGAAAGTACTAGAACAATTACAAGCCAAATCATTAAAAAATAAAACTTTAGTGGTAGCGATTTTAAGTTCAGTAGTGGCCAGTGAAATACGTCTACATCAGGAAGAAATTATAGAAGAAATTAATAGCCAATATAAAAAAACTTTAGTAGAGAAACTAAGGTTTTTATTTTAG
- the dnaN gene encoding DNA polymerase III subunit beta, protein MKISCTQENLNQGLNNVSHIASKNVSLPILNNVLLKAEKGTIKLTTTNLEIGINCQIRGKVEKEGEITVQAKLLNDYVNSLPNERVDLTAKDNKLNIECGKAHTVIKASSTEEFPLIPKVERKKGYEIKTSEIKKAITQVIFATATDESRPEISGVYLKPEKEEIILAATDSYRLAEKKIKKSEGPEGPAIIIPTRTLQELNRILTEDIESVNFYINENQILFTFDGIELVSRLIEGQYPDYKQIIPSDYKTKIVLSNQEFVKIIKTTSLFCQLGINDINLEIKDKKLIVSASNSQLGENTSSLAAKIEGEDNKIVFNYRYLLDGLSSIDSEEIILELSNNNNPGLIKPKEAKNYTYIIMPIRQ, encoded by the coding sequence ATGAAAATTTCATGTACTCAAGAAAATTTAAATCAAGGCTTAAACAATGTTAGTCACATTGCTAGTAAAAATGTTAGTTTGCCTATTTTAAATAATGTTTTATTAAAAGCTGAAAAAGGCACCATAAAATTAACCACCACTAATTTGGAAATTGGGATTAATTGTCAAATTAGGGGTAAGGTGGAAAAAGAAGGTGAAATTACTGTCCAAGCTAAACTTTTAAATGACTATGTAAATTCCTTACCCAACGAAAGAGTGGATCTAACAGCAAAGGACAATAAACTAAATATTGAGTGTGGTAAGGCTCATACTGTAATTAAAGCTTCCTCCACTGAGGAATTTCCCTTAATTCCAAAAGTAGAAAGAAAAAAAGGGTACGAAATTAAAACCTCTGAAATAAAAAAAGCCATAACTCAAGTGATATTTGCCACCGCTACTGACGAATCAAGACCGGAAATAAGCGGGGTTTATTTAAAACCAGAGAAAGAAGAAATAATACTGGCTGCTACTGATAGCTACCGTCTAGCTGAAAAAAAGATAAAAAAATCGGAAGGTCCTGAAGGTCCAGCTATAATTATCCCCACCCGCACTTTGCAAGAGCTAAACCGAATTTTAACCGAAGATATTGAGAGTGTGAATTTTTATATTAATGAAAACCAGATTCTTTTTACTTTTGATGGTATTGAGCTAGTTTCCCGACTTATTGAAGGGCAATACCCGGATTATAAACAAATTATACCCTCTGACTATAAAACAAAAATAGTTTTATCAAATCAGGAATTTGTAAAAATTATTAAGACTACCAGTCTTTTTTGCCAGCTAGGGATTAATGATATTAATTTAGAAATAAAGGACAAAAAATTAATTGTATCAGCCTCTAATTCCCAACTCGGTGAAAATACTTCCAGTCTAGCCGCTAAGATTGAGGGGGAGGATAATAAAATAGTTTTTAACTACCGTTATCTTTTAGATGGTTTATCTAGTATTGATAGTGAAGAAATAATATTAGAATTAAGTAATAATAATAATCCCGGATTAATTAAGCCAAAAGAAGCTAAGAATTATACTTATATAATAATGCCGATTCGGCAATAA
- the dnaA gene encoding chromosomal replication initiator protein DnaA, whose product MNKEELWQATLGELELLISKANFTTWFKNTFISEYSEDKIVIGVPNAFTKTWLENKYHDFIIKAIHNITSHKIEKISYKVETRKPKTKIKEKVTQENDEDKSDKEAKEKQDHINKFNLNPKYTFSNFIVGKGNELAQAACSAVAEKPGIVYNPLFLYGGVGLGKTHLMQAIGNDIVKNHPKKKVIYVTCEKFTNEFIQTVSKGNAGDFKNTYRSVDILLIDDIQFLANKERTQEEFFHTFNTLHQTNKQIVVSSDRPPKSIPALEHRLVSRFEWGMIADIGQPDLETRIAILEKKCKEKNYKLKPEIINYIASNIEKNIRELEGALNRIIAYHHLNNHEPTLESTKKLLSSVKANPKKGGLTSKNIINIVMKFYDISSDNLMGSSRKKELVYPRQIAMYLLREELKSSYPSIGEDLGGRDHTTAMHACHKIAKLIEEDEKTKQDITLIKQRLYS is encoded by the coding sequence ATGAATAAGGAGGAATTATGGCAAGCCACTCTGGGTGAGCTTGAATTACTTATTAGTAAGGCCAATTTTACCACTTGGTTTAAAAATACTTTTATCTCTGAATATTCAGAAGATAAAATTGTTATTGGTGTCCCTAATGCTTTTACTAAAACCTGGCTGGAAAATAAATACCATGATTTTATTATCAAGGCTATTCACAATATCACCAGCCATAAAATAGAAAAGATAAGCTATAAAGTAGAAACAAGAAAACCTAAAACAAAAATAAAAGAAAAAGTTACTCAAGAAAATGATGAAGATAAATCTGACAAAGAGGCCAAAGAAAAACAAGATCACATTAATAAATTCAACTTAAACCCTAAATATACTTTTAGTAATTTTATTGTGGGTAAGGGTAATGAATTAGCTCAAGCTGCTTGTAGTGCCGTGGCTGAAAAACCCGGTATTGTTTATAACCCCCTTTTTCTTTATGGCGGGGTTGGTTTGGGTAAAACTCATCTGATGCAGGCTATAGGCAATGATATTGTTAAAAATCACCCCAAAAAAAAGGTTATTTATGTTACTTGTGAAAAATTTACCAATGAATTCATACAAACTGTTTCTAAGGGAAACGCCGGTGACTTTAAAAATACCTATCGTTCAGTAGATATATTACTTATTGATGACATACAATTTCTAGCTAATAAGGAAAGGACTCAGGAAGAATTTTTTCATACTTTTAACACTCTACATCAAACAAATAAGCAAATTGTGGTTTCTTCAGATCGGCCACCTAAATCTATACCCGCCTTAGAACACCGACTTGTTTCGCGATTTGAATGGGGTATGATTGCAGATATTGGACAGCCTGATCTGGAAACTAGAATCGCCATTTTAGAAAAAAAATGTAAGGAAAAAAATTATAAATTAAAACCTGAAATTATAAATTACATTGCCAGTAATATAGAAAAAAATATTAGAGAACTAGAAGGAGCCCTAAATCGTATTATTGCTTATCATCATCTAAACAACCACGAACCTACTTTGGAATCAACTAAAAAATTACTTTCTTCAGTAAAAGCTAACCCTAAAAAAGGAGGCCTAACCAGTAAAAATATCATTAATATTGTAATGAAATTCTATGATATTTCCAGTGATAACTTAATGGGTAGCAGCCGTAAAAAAGAATTAGTTTATCCCCGTCAAATTGCTATGTATCTTTTGCGCGAAGAGTTGAAAAGTTCTTACCCTAGTATTGGCGAAGATTTAGGCGGCCGTGATCATACTACAGCTATGCATGCCTGCCATAAAATAGCTAAGTTGATAGAAGAAGATGAAAAAACAAAACAAGATATTACATTAATTAAACAGAGATTATATTCTTAA
- the rpmH gene encoding 50S ribosomal protein L34 has protein sequence MPKRTYQPKKKKRKKTHGYLARKKTAGGRKTIKKRRRKGRKKLGQ, from the coding sequence ATGCCTAAAAGAACTTATCAACCCAAGAAAAAAAAGAGAAAAAAAACCCACGGTTATCTAGCTCGTAAAAAAACCGCTGGTGGCCGTAAAACAATAAAAAAAAGAAGACGCAAAGGTCGAAAAAAGTTAGGTCAGTAA
- the rnpA gene encoding ribonuclease P protein component codes for MLAKKFRLSKEKAFKKVYQKGKFFFTSNINLRFANNQAKNTRFGFVISKKISKKATVRNKIKRQLSEIIRKHLNSIVKEKDIIIKVKKPYIKKSFKEKEQILVKIFKKSKLWIK; via the coding sequence ATGTTGGCTAAAAAATTTCGTCTGTCAAAAGAAAAAGCCTTCAAAAAAGTCTATCAAAAAGGCAAATTTTTTTTCACATCAAATATAAATCTTAGATTTGCCAATAATCAAGCAAAGAATACCAGATTTGGCTTTGTCATTTCCAAGAAAATTAGCAAAAAAGCTACTGTTCGTAATAAAATCAAAAGGCAACTAAGTGAAATAATTAGAAAACATTTAAATTCTATAGTTAAAGAAAAAGATATAATAATAAAGGTAAAAAAACCTTATATTAAAAAAAGTTTTAAAGAAAAAGAACAAATTCTAGTAAAAATTTTCAAAAAAAGTAAATTATGGATAAAATAA